A single genomic interval of Nymphalis io chromosome 30, ilAglIoxx1.1, whole genome shotgun sequence harbors:
- the LOC126779987 gene encoding tubulin beta chain-like, whose translation MREIVHIQAGQCGNQIGSKFWEIISDEHGIDETGIYKGVSPLQKERLNVYYNEASGGKYVPRAVLVDLEPGTMDSVRSGPYGQLFRPDNFVFGQSGAGNNWAKGHYTEGAELVDAVLDVIRKEAEGCDCLQGFQLTHSLGGGTGSGMGTLLLSKIREEYPDRIMNTFSVVPSPKVSEVVLEPYNATLSVHQLVENTDMSFCIDNEALYNICFRTLRLSSPGYGDLNHLISLTMSGVTTCLRFPGQLNADLRKLAVNMVPFPRLHFFMPGFAPLTAKNSFSFRAQSVPELMTQMFNPGNMMTACDPRHGRYLTVATMFRGHMSMKEVDDQVLAIQNKNSSYFVEWIPNNLKVSVCDVPPRGLKMSATFIGNSTAIQEIFKRISEQFTAMFKRRAFLHWYTGEGMDEMEFTEAASNMSDLISEYQQYQDANVDDEEVGFDEEEEEEEDPNFTDTKEIINVGQM comes from the exons atGCGTGAAATCGTGCACATACAAGCTGGCCAGTGTGGAAATCAAATCGGTTCCAAG TTCTGGGAGATCATATCTGATGAACATGGAATAGATGAAACTGGCATTTACAAAGGTGTGAGTCCATTACAAAAGGAGAGGCTCAATGTTTACTACAATGAGGCTTCTGGGG gaaaatacGTCCCTCGAGCTGTCCTCGTGGACCTTGAACCAGGGACCATGGACTCAGTGCGGTCCGGCCCATATGGACAACTGTTCAGACCAGACAATTTCGTGTTCGGACAAAGTGGGGCAG GAAACAACTGGGCTAAGGGTCACTACACAGAGGGCGCGGAGCTAGTTGATGCTGTTCTTGATGTTATCAGAAAAGAAGCAGAGGGATGCGATTGTTTACAAG GTTTCCAACTCACGCATTCCCTGGGCGGTGGAACTGGTTCAGGGATGGGTACGCTCCTCCTTAGCAAGATAAGGGAGGAATATCCTGATCGCATCATGAACACCTTTAGCGTGGTCCCGTCACCCAAG gTCAGCGAAGTAGTCCTGGAGCCGTACAACGCGACGCTCTCCGTCCACCAGCTCGTGGAAAACACAGATATGTCATTCTGCATCGACAACGAAGctctatataatatttgctttagGACACTACGTCTGAGCAGTCCAGGGTATGGAGACTTGAACCATCTGATATCC CTCACAATGTCGGGAGTGACCACGTGTCTCCGTTTCCCGGGACAGTTGAACGCAGATTTAAGGAAGTTGGCCGTTAATATGGTCCCGTTTCCGAGATTGCACTTCTTCATGCCCG gCTTTGCACCTCTGACCGCGAAGAACTCCTTCAGCTTCCGCGCGCAGTCAGTCCCTGAACTAATGACACAG ATGTTCAACCCTGGCAACATGATGACTGCTTGTGATCCTCGCCACGGTAGATATCTGACGGTCGCCACCATGTTCAGAGGTCACATGTCCATGAAGGAAGTAGACGATCAGGTATTGGCGATACAGAATAAGAATTCGAG CTATTTCGTGGAATGGATCCCGAATAATCTGAAGGTTTCCGTGTGTGACGTCCCGCCGAGAGGTCTCAAAATGTCCGCTACCTTTATCGGTAACTCGACAGCCATACAGGAGATATTCAAACGGATATCTGAACAATTCACAGCCATGTTCAAGAGGCGG GCTTTCCTTCACTGGTACACGGGCGAGGGTATGGATGAAATGGAGTTCACGGAAGCCGCCAGCAACATGAGTGACTTAATATCAGAATATCAGCAGTATCAG gacGCTAATGTAGATGACGAAGAAGTCGGCTTCgatgaagaagaagaagaagaggaAGATCCGAATTTCACGGACACGAAAGAAATCATTAATGTTggtcaaatgtaa
- the LOC126780118 gene encoding transmembrane protein 267: protein MKSLRLLLVISIGVTAYLGDYIVFKSKYSGSLLFRALADSSVHGAIGFLSALSFFSNIKITSQACIYNTIFCTFMSSVIDVDHFFVARSIYLKDLTNISQRGILHCTTFWMMVTSILALYSHLTHKINVYIVTYMLVLAFTSHHLRDGNRRGIWLCPLGHTMPVNKFLYVILICILPTLFAYLFNYTKPMFKHTVFNYIEL, encoded by the exons atgaaaagtcTACGGctattattagtaatttctaTAGGCGTGACAGCATATCTGGGggattatatagtttttaaatcgaaatattCTGGCTCTCTATTGTTCCGAGCGTTAGCAGATAGTTCAGTGCATGGAGCTATCGGTTTCTTGTCGGCGCTTTCATTTttcagtaatattaaaataacaagtcAAGCATGTATCTATAATACTATTTTCTGTACGTTCATGTCATCAGTTATCGACGTAGATCATTTTTTTGTGGCAAGATCAATCTATCTTAAG GATTTAACCAACATAAGCCAAAGAGGTATTCTTCATTGTACAACATTCTGGATGATGGTTACGTCGATACTCGCTTTATACAGCCACCTTACTCACAAAATCAATGTATACATAGTGACATATATGTTAGTCTTAGCGTTCACCAGCCATCACTTACGAGATGGGAACAGGCGCGGCATATGGTTGTGTCCCTTAGGTCACACAATGCCagtaaataaatttctatatgtGATATTGATTTGTATCCTACCAACCCtgtttgcatatttatttaattataccaaACCAATGTTTAAACATACTGTCTTCAATTATATTGaactttaa
- the LOC126779910 gene encoding zinc finger protein 479-like: protein MLENLRKSVFKMRCCVPSCKNDSRHISKSQGITFHVFPTEPVLRASWLRAVGKDTWSPRERSAVCSEHFLCDDLYETKSGLRKVRTGAVPIVMQVTSNCEFGESASSKICRICLGMEMKLYPMTIYKLDKAYENLTGVMISGDELPQKLCAECAKRLLNCDKLRSKSLRANLLLLELVKKQEILTIHNINTINREESQFKSDLIKKTFDPDHCDLYIEYSENQDEQYKNPIQETETENLDVKSEKDDDIYMNEIFTEARDEININAADDGETNFVATNYSTDDSLPLETQRKKVKKIKTKEKKLRKKIKDKAEPKIDRRRKPFLNDDLNETLFTITDLTFEEQVAEIHKRQESSNYKNSMYKCTECFKGFLDETAYNGHMTRHTNQCGEFECDICKTHFKHPHALRKHITAHHTQRFSCNQCPYVTTHRQTARLHERWHKGTKYQCPHCQDEFVKFTTYMGHIRIKHPSDFVCALCGYSFVSEKGIELHKKLKHRLDDGQIPEDGPLCDMCNVRFVSQEAYRRHLHVSARHNTSDSDSKESNKPRKGRSRIVREKKRCIDERDDEDEKKRVYPSQMRKAEGPIPCEQCGLQLEDSRAYHGHFRRMHPDKNRTKYPSMKSPCMCEVCGRMFQSYALLKDHRWVHTGERPFACESCGKAFRMRQRLVAHRRVHAPRRAAFVCALCGKSFSTHSNRQRHMFIHTGLKPFKCEMCGKCFKHASEKRAHITYVHLKKPWPKRARGKRRADRPGQMGQSSLPAGVSEMDIAQPMWPNCDPKMGDMNNIIDDKPIYYNLKI from the exons CTTTCCAACGGAACCTGTTCTTCGTGCCTCGTGGCTGAGAGCCGTGGGAAAGGACACATGGTCTCCGAGAGAGAGGAGCGCTGTGTGCTCGGAACACTTCTTGTGTGATGATCTCTATGAAACTAAGAGTGGATTGAGGAAAGTGAGGACTGGAGCTGTACCGATTGTGATGcaa GTTACATCTAACTGTGAATTCGGTGAATCGGCTAGTTCGAAA atATGCAGAATATGCCTCGGTATGGAAATGAAGCTGTATCCTATGACGATATACAAATTGGACAAAGCATATGAAAATCTGACTGGAGTTATG atatccGGAGACGAGCTACCGCAGAAATTGTGCGCGGAATGCGCGAAGAGATTATTGAATTGTGATAAATTGAGATCAAAAAGTTTAAGAGCGAACTTGTTGCTCTTGGAGTTAGTTAAGAAACAGGagatt ctaaccatacataatataaatacaataaaccgCGAGGAAAGCCAGTTTAAATCCGAccttataaagaaaacattcgACCCCGACCACTGCGatctttatatagaatattcaGAAAATCAAGACGAACAGTACAAAAATCCAATACAGGAAACGGAAACGGAAAATTTGGACGTGAAGAGCGAGAAAGATGACGATATATACATGAACGAAATATTTACTGAGGCCAGAGATGAGATTAATATAAACGCTGCAGACGACGGTGAAACGAATTTCGTAGCGACGAACTACTCGACGGACGACAGTCTACCGCTCGAGACGCAAAggaaaaaagttaaaaagataaaaacgaAAGAGAAGAAATTAAGGAAAAAGATTAAAGATAAAGCCGAACCGAAGATAGATAGACGAAGGAAACCCTTTCTGAACGATGACCTGAACGAAACGCTGTTCACGATAACCGATCTCACTTTCGAGGAGCAAGTCGCTGAAATACATAAGAGGCAAGAGTCGTCTAATTATAAGAATTCAATGTATAAGTGTACGGAGTGTTTTAAAGGTTTTTTGGACGAAACCGCGTACAACGGACACATGACGAGGCATACGAAT cAATGCGGCGAGTTCGAGTGTGACATTTGTAAAACTCACTTCAAACACCCACACGCGCTGAGGAAGCACATCACAGCGCACCACACGCAGCGTTTCAGTTGTAACCAGTGTCCGTATGTAACGACGCACCg GCAGACAGCTAGACTGCACGAGAGATGGCACAAGGGCACGAAGTATCAATGTCCACACTGTCAGGATGAATTCGT taaattcACGACGTACATGGGTCACATACGGATAAAACACCCGTCGGACTTTGTGTGCGCGCTGTGCGGGTATTCCTTCGTCAGCGAGAAAGGTATCGAACTGCACAAGAAACTCAAGCATCGCCTCGATGATGGccag ATACCCGAAGACGGTCCGCTGTGTGACATGTGCAACGTAAGATTTGTGTCGCAGGAAGCGTACAGAAGGCACCTGCACGTCTCCGCCCGGCACAACACGAGCGATTC CGATTCGAAAGAATCGAACAAGCCGCGAAAGGGCAGATCTCGTATCGTCAGAGAGAAGAAGAGGTGTATAGACGAGAGAGATGATGAAGACGAAAAGAAAAGAGTTTATCCGAGTCAGATGAGGAAGGCAGAGGGTCCGATACCCTGTGAACAG tGCGGTCTCCAATTAGAAGATTCCAGAGCGTACCACGGACATTTCAGACGTATGCATCCGGACAAGAACCGAACGAAGTACCCGTCAATGAAGTCGCCCTGTATGTGCGAGGTGTGCGGGAGGATGTTCCAA AGCTACGCGCTGCTGAAGGACCACCGCTGGGTGCACACGGGCGAGCGGCCGTTCGCGTGCGAGTCGTGCGGGAAGGCGTTCCGCATGCGGCAGCGACTCGTGGCGCACAGGAGGGTGCACGCGCCGCGACGGGCCGCCTTCGTGTGCGCGCTGTGCGGGAAGAGCTTCAGCACGCACAGCAACCGCCAGCGGCACATGTTC ATCCACACCGGCCTGAAGCCGTTCAAGTGTGAAATGTGCGGGAAGTGCTTCAAGCACGCGAGCGAGAAGCGCGCGCACATCACGTACGTGCACCTGAAGAAGCCCTGGCCGAAGCGAGCGCGGGGGAAGCGGCGAGCGGACAGACCA GGACAGATGGGTCAAAGTTCGCTGCCGGCGGGAGTGAGCGAAATGGATATAGCTCAGCCTATGTGGCCCAATTGTGACCCCAAAATGGGTGACATGAACAATATCATAGACGATAAacccatatattataatttgaaaatataa